A window of Paraburkholderia sp. ZP32-5 genomic DNA:
TAGATCGGAATGGTGAGAAGAAGCCCAATCACCGGTAGCCAGACCGCGCTGGACACGAATGGATAGATCGCGCCGAACACGATGGCTGCGAGCGACGCACCGATAATGGTCGGTTTGCGCCCCCATGTATCAGCCGTCAACGCTCCGATGCCGCTGCCGATGGGTGCGCCGATCGACATGACGAGCGCAAAGCCGAAGGACTTCGCGATGCTCATGCCCTGATGCACGAAGAAGGTCGGCAGCCATGTGACGAACCCATAGAGCAGCGTATTGATTACCACGAGCGTCACGCAGCCGACGATCATGCGCGGCAGCATCGCGCCGGAAAACAGCGAGCCGAACGACATCGGCGTGGCATTCGATACTTTCGCGATCACCGGTGGCGGCAACGCCTCGCCGCCGCGCGAGCGCGTCACGTCGGCTTCGATGCGCGTCATGATCGCTTCGGCATCGTCGTGACGGCCGACCGATTCGAGCCAGCGCGGCGACTCGGGCAACGATTTGCGGGCATACCAGACGCCGAGCGCGCCGATACCGCCGACGACGAACATCGCGCGCCAGCCAAGCCACGGAATCAGCGAGAGGCCGATCAGGCCCGCGATCGGCAGGCCTGTCACGACGAAGACGGCCATCAGCCCCTGCAGCTTGCCGCGCTTCGACGGCGGCACGAATTCCGCCAAAGTCGAATAACCGACGACGTTCTCCGCGCCGAGACCGAGTCCCATTACGAAGCGGCAGGCGATCAGCACGGTCATGTTCGGCGCCAGCGCCGCGCCGAGCGATGCAAGCCCGAAGATCGCCAGATTCGCCTGATAGGTGAAGCGCCGCCCGTAGCGGTCGCCGAGAAAGCCGGTGCCGAGTGAACCGAGCATCATGCCGAGAAAGGTCAACGACACGAACAGCGCGTTCTGCGTCAGCGTCGAGAAACCGCTATGCAGCGTCGCGCCGAGCACCGTCGACGCGACATAGATATCGAAGCCATCGAAGAACATGCCAATGCCGATCAGCCACATGATGCGGCGATGAAATGGCGACATCGGCAATCGGTCCAGCCTGGGGCCTGCATTGACGTACATGGTTGTCTCCTCCTTGTCGTCGCGTCTTTCGTTGCGTCGTTTGCCTTAGCGTCCCTGCATCAGGCGCAACGACGTGACGGTGAGCATGTCGGTGGCGGCGCGGAAATTCGCTTCCACGCTACTTTCCTGCGCAGCCTGAAAGAACGCCTTGCAGTGGCGCGCACCGGTTTCATCGAGTGCGAGGATCCGTCGGGTCAATTCGTCGGCTTGCGTCTGAAGCGTGTCGCGCTCGCAGACCTGCGTGACGAGTCCTGCACGAAGAGCCTCATCCGGTGTAATGGCATCGCCGAACAGCACCATTGGAAACAGCGCCTTCGGTAGCGCGTAGGTGCCGGCGTAAGCCATGATCGCGGCAGGCGGCAGGCCCTTGCGCATCTCGGGGAACGCAAGCGATGCGCTCGACGCGACCAGCGTGAAATCGCACAGCATCGCGAGGCCGAAGCCGAATCCCAGCGCATCGCCCTGCACCTGCGCGATCGAAACGAGCGACGTGTTGCGCACCAGTCGCTTCATCTCGATGAGGCGTGCGACTTCGTGGCGGATCGACACGGCATCGGTGCCCGCGCGTTCGCGTCCCGTGCAAAAGACGTCGCCCGCCGCGCAGATGCGTAGTACGCGCGCAGTCGGCTCCAGCGCTTCAGCGCGCAGCGCGGCTGACATCGCATCGAACATGGCGGCGGATATCTCGTTGCCGCACTCCGGGCGATTCAGCGTAAAGCTCAGCACACCATCCGTCCGGTCGATCAGGACCGGCTGGGGCAATGGATCTCGATCCATGATTTCTCCTCGTGTATAATCTGTATACAGCGTATTCAGTAAACTATCGAGGTGTCAATGCCTACCGCAAAAACCGTTAGCAAACCCCGGGAAAGTCGACAAGGGGCAAGCCGTGCCAAAGCCACACCGACGCTTGAAGGCATCGCGGAGCGGTATCACACGCGTCTGCGCGCGGTGGACGCTTCGGGAGATTCGTTGAGCGAGGGCGTCGTAGTGCCCGCGCTGCGCGAAGCGATCGTGGAAGGTGTTTTGACGCCGGGAAGCCGGCTGTCCGAGGTTCAGGTGGCGAAGCAGCTGAACGTGAGCCGCACGCCCATGCGCGAAGCCTTCGCGCAGCTCGAGCGCGAAGGTCTGGTCAATACGGTTCCACGCGTCGGCGCGTTCGTGCGCGCGGTGACCTTGCGTGATGTCGAAGAGATCTACACCGTGCGCGCTGCGCTCGAATGCCTCGCAGTACAACTGGCTTCGGAACGCATCACGGCGCTCGGCATCGCGCAGCTCGACGAGGTCATCGCGGCGATGCAAACGAGCGTCGATGCCGACGATCCTTCCGGCTATGTCGATGCGCTCGATCGCTATTACGCGATCGTGATGACCATCGCCGACAATCGCACGCTGCGGGACAATCATGCCGGGCTGATCGGTCCCGTGCG
This region includes:
- a CDS encoding MFS transporter, with product MYVNAGPRLDRLPMSPFHRRIMWLIGIGMFFDGFDIYVASTVLGATLHSGFSTLTQNALFVSLTFLGMMLGSLGTGFLGDRYGRRFTYQANLAIFGLASLGAALAPNMTVLIACRFVMGLGLGAENVVGYSTLAEFVPPSKRGKLQGLMAVFVVTGLPIAGLIGLSLIPWLGWRAMFVVGGIGALGVWYARKSLPESPRWLESVGRHDDAEAIMTRIEADVTRSRGGEALPPPVIAKVSNATPMSFGSLFSGAMLPRMIVGCVTLVVINTLLYGFVTWLPTFFVHQGMSIAKSFGFALVMSIGAPIGSGIGALTADTWGRKPTIIGASLAAIVFGAIYPFVSSAVWLPVIGLLLTIPIYVLVALLFAVYVPELFPTSVRLRASGICNTLGRGATIVTPFIVVALYARHGIVGVLAMMIGLLAIQIVFVAWLGVEPTGARLEDLQPDAPDTNDAHELDRAHASPLK
- a CDS encoding enoyl-CoA hydratase/isomerase family protein codes for the protein MDRDPLPQPVLIDRTDGVLSFTLNRPECGNEISAAMFDAMSAALRAEALEPTARVLRICAAGDVFCTGRERAGTDAVSIRHEVARLIEMKRLVRNTSLVSIAQVQGDALGFGFGLAMLCDFTLVASSASLAFPEMRKGLPPAAIMAYAGTYALPKALFPMVLFGDAITPDEALRAGLVTQVCERDTLQTQADELTRRILALDETGARHCKAFFQAAQESSVEANFRAATDMLTVTSLRLMQGR
- a CDS encoding GntR family transcriptional regulator gives rise to the protein MSEGVVVPALREAIVEGVLTPGSRLSEVQVAKQLNVSRTPMREAFAQLEREGLVNTVPRVGAFVRAVTLRDVEEIYTVRAALECLAVQLASERITALGIAQLDEVIAAMQTSVDADDPSGYVDALDRYYAIVMTIADNRTLRDNHAGLIGPVRRLRRIAMARGGRMRASFDQAKKIRDAIVARSPDVQQLMREQLQGACAAAIEVLNSTAG